One window of the Zea mays cultivar B73 chromosome 3, Zm-B73-REFERENCE-NAM-5.0, whole genome shotgun sequence genome contains the following:
- the LOC103650321 gene encoding uncharacterized protein isoform X1 yields the protein MAAGGELSPSPVPPASPIKHSRSPDDAQPDASPKRRKRHHHRRHHHHRRHRHADSPVPVAADEEVEEGEILEDATAASAMEVDAESAAPEAFLAPEHFGNGADTDSNTDATKMQAPALPTLPSSEDGRRSLHDAPESERGDILSSDVEDNKGHERRQRQNRSKSPKSRREKERRHKDDHHTSSSKDYHSRNHSRTSPYSRHQSEAHSRDLYLRYREKGDYTNGSRANLRDGSDHESNDRNGKSGRHTTRTHGSERERSSSHGIHDRHGDRYSDRRASQERHRDDRIYRDKIDSLEAAPRHRERSRSHSRSDPRENTRLRDQSRERERRSGSSRHRDHDSKRDTSKDRHRESDRVNSAHERDRGREARDREWHRVKGSETHRAKEGRDKVSDNDRHRDSTRSKYSVSDGYKERTRSGEKGRDADHKNRKFEEMKENSLKEEDEEEYQEKIEQQLAMQEEDDPEKIKEEARRRKEAIMAKYRQQQSQKEDMESKPSGNDEEVRAMDGNEAIHQKDDIDSSFMGNVEAENKHDSSEVFDGKTGFNVGRSPAHNYASTSTGAFTDERTIGVSGLGEGSPKSERSADMFCDDIFGESPTGIRKLGKDDGLHIERNALHDNWDDADGYYTYRFGELLDGRYEIIAAHGKGVFSTVVRAKDLKASKDDPEEVAIKIIRNNETMYKAGKQEVSILEKLASADREDKRHCVRFISSFMYRNHLCLVFESLNMNLREVLKKFGRNIGLKLTAVRAYSKQLFIALKHLKNCKVLHCDIKPDNMLVNEAKNVLKVCDFGNAMLAGMNEVTPYLVSRFYRAPEIVLGLAYDHPLDMWSVGCCLYELYTGKVLFPGPSNNAMLRLHMELKGPFPKKMLRKGAFTMQHFDQDLNFHATEEDPVTKTAVRRLILNIKPKDVGSLFPNFPGEDPKMLSSFKDLLDKIFTLDPEKRITVSQALSHPFITGK from the exons ATGGCTGCCGGCGGAGAGCTCTCCCCCTCCCCCGTGCCCCCCGCATCCCCCATCAAGCATTCTCGCTCACCCGACGATGCCCAGCCCGACGCATCCCCGAAGCGTCGCAAGCGCCACcatcaccgccgccaccaccaccaccgtcggCACCGTCACGCCGATTCCCCGGTACCCGTGGCAGCCGACGAAGAGGTAGAGGAGGGGGAGATACTCGAAGATGCCACCGCCGCCTCTGCCATGGAGGTCGATGCTGAGTCCGCCGCCCCAGAGGCTTTCCTTGCTCCG GAGCACTTTGGTAATGGTGCTGATACAGACTCAAACACAGATGCAACCAAGATGCAAGCTCCTGCTCTGCCTACCCTTCCATCCTCAGAAGATGGAAGGAGGTCACTTCATGATGCCCCTGAGTCTGAAAGAGGAGATATTCTTTCAAGTGATGTTGAGGACAACAAAGGACATGAACGAAGGCAAAGACAAAACCGTTCTAAATCTCCAAAGTCTAGAAGGGAGAAGGAAAGGAGGCACAAAGATGACCATCACACTTCATCTTCAAAAGATTATCATTCCAGAAATCACTCTAGAACATCTCCTTACTCAAGGCATCAAAGTGAAGCTCATTCGAGAGATCTGTACTTGAGATATAGAGAGAAAGGTGATTACACTAATGGTTCTCGTGCAAATCTTAGGGATGGTTCTGATCATGAGAGCAATGATCGGAATGGGAAGTCTGGCAGACATACGACTAGGACCCACGGGAGTGAAAGAGAAAGGAGCAGCAGCCATGGTATTCATGATAGACATGGTGACAGGTACAGTGACAGACGTGCCAGCCAGGAAAGGCATAGAGACGATAGGATATATAGAGACAAAATCGATTCATTAGAAGCTGCTCCTAGGCACAGAGAAAGAAGCAGGAGTCATAGTAGATCGGATCCAAGGGAAAATACACGTCTTCGTGATCAAAGCAGGGAGAGGGAAAGACGGAGTGGTAGTTCAAGGCATAGGGATCATGACAGCAAGAGGGATACAAGTAAAGATCGGCATAGAGAATCTGACAGGGTTAACAGTGCACATGAAAGGGATAGAGGGAgagaggctagggacagggaatgGCATAGGGTCAAGGGAAGTGAAACTCATAGAGCTAAGGAAGGACGGGACAAAGTTAGCGATAATGATAGGCACAGGGATTCAACACGCTCAAAATATAGCGTGTCTGATGGTTACAAAGAGAGGACAAGATCTGGGGAGAAAGGTAGAGATGCTGACCATAAAAACCGGAAGTTTGAAGAAATGAAGGAAAATTCTCTCAA GGAGGAAGATGAAGAGGAGTACCAAGAGAAAATAGAACAGCAGTTAGCAATgcaggaggaagacgaccctgaaAAAATCAAAGAGGAAGCAAGGAGGAGGAAAGAAGCTATCATGGCAAAGTACAGGCAGCAGCAATCGCAGAAAGAGGATATGGAATCTAAACCAAGTGGCAATGATGAAG AAGTAAGAGCAATGGATGGAAACGAAGCTATACATCAGAAAGATGATATCGATAGCAGCTTTATGGGCAATGTCGAAGCTGAAAATAAGCATGATTCTTCAGAGGTATTTGATGGCAAGACAGGCTTTAATGTGGGAAGGTCTCCTGCTCACAATTATGCTTCAACTAGCACGGGAGCATTCACTGATGAGAGGACAATAGGTGTTTCAGGTCTTGGAGAGGGTTCTCCCAAG AGTGAGAGATCAGCAGACATGTTTTGTGATGACATTTTCGGAGAATCACCCACCGGAATTAGAAAATTG GGAAAGGATGATGGTTTGCATATTGAGAGAAATGCTCTTCATGACAACTGGGATGATGCAGATGGGTACTACA CTTATCGGTTCGGAGAATTGCTGGATGGCCGTTATGAAATCATAGCAGCACATGGGAAGGGTGTGTTCTCAACAGTTGTGCGGGCAAAAGATCTTAAAGCGAGTAAGGATGATCCTGAAGAAGTTGCCATCAAAATTATTCGCAACAATGAGACAAT GTACAAGGCTGGTAAGCAAGAGGTTTCAATATTGGAAAAACTTGCAAGTGCGGACCGTGAGGACAAACGCCACTGCGTGCGGTTTATTTCTAGTTTCATGTACCGGAACCATCTTTGCTTAGTTTTTGAATCTCTCAATATGAATCTTCGTGAGGTTTTAAAGAAATTTGGTCGTAATATTGGGCTTAAACTGACTGCGGTGAGGGCATATTCAAAGCAGCTTTTCATCGCCCTGAAGCACCTGAAGAACTGCAAAGTTTTGCACTGTGATATAAAACCAGATAATATGCTG GTGAATGAGGCTAAGAATGTGCTCAAGGTATGTGATTTTGGCAACGCTATGCTTGCTGGTATGAATGAAGTTACGCCTTATCTTGTCAGCCGTTTCTATCGGGCACCTGAGATCG TTCTTGGGTTAGCCTATGATCACCCTTTAGACATGTGGTCAGTTGGTTGCTGTCTATATGAGCTTTATACCGGGAAAGTCTTATTTCCTGGTCCATCAAACAATGCCATGCTTCGGCTTCATATGGAATTGAAGGGTCCATTCCCTAAGAAGATGCTTCGAAAG GGTGCCTTTACTATGCAACACTTCGATCAAGATCTCAATTTTCATGCTACCGAGGAGGATCCTGTGACAAAAACG GCTGTGAGAAGGTTAATTTTGAACATTAAACCAAAGGATGTTGGTTCTTTGTTTCCGAACTTTCCTGGCGAGGATCCAAAAATGCTATCCAGTTTTAAGGATCTTCTTGATAAAATATTTACATTAGATCCAGAAAAGAGGATAACTGTATCGCAAGCACTTAGCCATCCATTTATCACTGGCAAGTGA